From Leptospira ryugenii, one genomic window encodes:
- a CDS encoding helix-turn-helix domain-containing protein — MGMPWKENQIVDLRLEFVMASFEKGINFTQLCAEYGISTKCGYKWKERFLCEGKAGLLDKK; from the coding sequence ATGGGGATGCCTTGGAAGGAGAATCAGATCGTGGATTTAAGATTAGAATTCGTTATGGCGAGCTTTGAGAAAGGTATCAATTTCACTCAGCTCTGTGCAGAATATGGGATATCTACAAAGTGTGGATACAAATGGAAAGAAAGGTTTTTGTGTGAGGGAAAGGCGGGACTTCTAGACAAGAAG
- a CDS encoding type II toxin-antitoxin system VapC family toxin — MAYLLDTHALLWVIGDSKQLSKKVTAIIEDQSNQIYVSSISLWEISLKFKIGKLNLTGFTPEDIPKFLEKINIRIIELNQEDASSYHRLKENFHRDPFDRMLIWQCIKRKFTFISKDSEMKKYKISGLKSIW, encoded by the coding sequence ATGGCTTATCTTTTAGACACTCATGCTCTACTTTGGGTCATTGGGGACTCAAAACAATTGAGTAAAAAAGTAACTGCAATTATTGAAGATCAAAGCAATCAAATTTATGTAAGTTCTATTTCCTTATGGGAAATTTCTTTAAAATTTAAAATTGGGAAGCTAAATCTAACAGGATTTACTCCAGAGGATATTCCTAAATTTCTCGAAAAAATTAATATCAGAATTATTGAATTGAATCAAGAAGATGCATCTTCTTATCACAGATTGAAGGAAAATTTTCATCGAGATCCATTTGATCGAATGCTCATTTGGCAGTGTATTAAGAGAAAATTTACTTTTATCTCAAAAGATTCTGAGATGAAGAAGTATAAGATTTCTGGATTAAAATCAATTTGGTAA
- a CDS encoding type II toxin-antitoxin system Phd/YefM family antitoxin, giving the protein MKSFAVGELKAHFSEVLEFVKKGEKVGILFGKNKKTIAMIVPVNDKNTTKRKIGILDGKAKISFQKDFSISEEDFLNL; this is encoded by the coding sequence ATGAAATCATTCGCTGTAGGTGAATTAAAAGCCCATTTTTCCGAAGTTCTTGAGTTTGTTAAAAAGGGAGAAAAAGTTGGCATTCTTTTTGGTAAAAATAAGAAAACTATAGCGATGATTGTTCCTGTTAATGATAAAAATACTACCAAAAGAAAAATTGGAATCCTTGATGGGAAAGCCAAAATTTCATTTCAGAAAGATTTTTCAATTAGTGAAGAAGATTTTTTAAATTTATAG
- a CDS encoding VOC family protein has product MSKHINGIGGFFFRSENPEILKNWYIEILGIDIQNMVWQQQSGPTVFEPFSKNTDYFSKDKMWMINFRVSNLKSFIEELKKKGVEVEEREEWNSVPEIGVFARVYDPEGNAIELWQPAEK; this is encoded by the coding sequence ATGAGTAAACATATCAACGGTATCGGCGGATTTTTCTTCCGTTCGGAAAATCCTGAAATCTTAAAGAACTGGTACATAGAAATCTTAGGCATAGATATTCAGAATATGGTCTGGCAGCAACAGTCAGGACCTACTGTCTTTGAACCATTTTCTAAAAATACAGACTATTTCTCCAAAGATAAAATGTGGATGATTAATTTTCGTGTTTCAAATCTAAAATCATTCATAGAAGAGTTAAAAAAAAAGGGAGTTGAAGTAGAAGAAAGAGAAGAGTGGAATTCGGTGCCAGAAATAGGAGTTTTTGCGAGAGTATATGATCCAGAAGGAAATGCAATCGAGCTCTGGCAACCTGCAGAAAAATAG